From one Agathobaculum sp. NTUH-O15-33 genomic stretch:
- a CDS encoding zinc-dependent alcohol dehydrogenase, whose translation MMKALVVTENGKAEVREVAIPQIGPEDVLIRVKACAICGSDVHGYDGTSGRRRPPIIMGHEAAGVIEKTGAAVRDFAKGDRVTFDSTEYCGACYYCKKGLINLCENRKVLGVSCAEYRRDGAMAEYIAVPQRILYRLPDAVSFEQAAMVEPLSIAVHAVGLSPVKLGDRAVVVGCGAIGLLLIQTLKAAGCSMIIAMDVDEQKLQTAGRMGAAYTVNTTKENAPDFVRALTEGRGADLSFEAVGLQATFDTALQCTRKGGGVVLVGNIAGSVTFPLQKAVVSQIALYTSCASAGEYDICLSLIASGQIDVDSLISATGPLEMGNELLARLHAGEPGLIKAELLP comes from the coding sequence CCACAGATCGGCCCGGAAGATGTACTGATCCGCGTAAAAGCGTGCGCGATCTGCGGGAGCGATGTGCACGGATACGATGGAACAAGCGGCCGCCGCCGCCCGCCCATCATCATGGGGCACGAAGCCGCGGGCGTGATCGAAAAGACCGGAGCGGCGGTCAGGGATTTTGCGAAGGGCGATCGGGTCACGTTTGATTCGACGGAGTACTGTGGCGCCTGCTATTATTGCAAAAAAGGGCTGATCAACCTTTGTGAAAACCGAAAGGTGCTGGGCGTTTCCTGCGCGGAGTACCGGCGCGACGGCGCGATGGCGGAATACATCGCCGTGCCGCAGCGCATTCTGTATCGGCTGCCCGACGCGGTTTCGTTTGAGCAGGCGGCCATGGTGGAACCGCTTTCCATAGCGGTACATGCGGTAGGTCTTTCGCCGGTGAAGCTGGGTGATCGTGCGGTTGTGGTCGGCTGCGGTGCCATCGGCCTGCTGCTGATCCAAACGCTTAAAGCAGCCGGTTGCAGCATGATCATCGCCATGGATGTAGACGAACAAAAGCTTCAAACAGCGGGCCGCATGGGTGCGGCATATACAGTGAACACAACAAAAGAAAACGCGCCGGATTTCGTGCGGGCGCTGACGGAAGGGCGCGGTGCGGATCTTTCGTTTGAAGCAGTCGGTTTGCAAGCAACGTTTGATACGGCGTTGCAGTGCACGCGAAAGGGCGGCGGCGTGGTATTGGTCGGCAATATCGCGGGCAGCGTGACGTTTCCACTGCAAAAGGCCGTGGTATCGCAGATCGCGCTGTATACCTCGTGCGCCTCCGCGGGCGAATACGATATCTGCCTGTCGCTGATTGCATCCGGTCAGATCGATGTCGACAGCCTGATCAGTGCGACCGGGCCGCTGGAAATGGGCAACGAGCTTCTCGCAAGGTTGCACGCCGGAGAACCCGGTCTGATCAAGGCGGAGCTTCTACCCTGA